Proteins from a single region of Apium graveolens cultivar Ventura chromosome 7, ASM990537v1, whole genome shotgun sequence:
- the LOC141673436 gene encoding uncharacterized protein LOC141673436: MGHNDIMLCKMFKTYLKGSASMWYKSLKPRSIGSYEQLKRKFLKYYLKYYSHLCRKAKDTEALVHCRQRANEELGDYLARFKEEAGMVTNLDKIKAMGFLTAGLDPYKGKKLRSSLYDFPPKSLNDIYVRGENICRKMESIGGYKDSRRDDRSKRADIYKGSRSGSDRRDSRKVGRKETDRGAERRRDRDSAVFTPLNAPISKILHDIKGKPRFVRPAKMKVLNHKKNPDKYCNYHRDKGHNTDESYHLKKLIERMIKDGELNQFVRDLRDRLGPKENQEEEVEADEPERRDRIRGEVKTISGGSILDKDSKTAKKKYARQVYNLYQFGQAKPHIPTDRRNGGI; this comes from the coding sequence ATGGGCCACAATGATATCATGCTGTGCAAAATGTTTAAGACTTATCTCAAAGGGTCTGCTTCGATGTGGTACAAATCCCTGAAACCTCGGTCCATCGGGTCTTACGAGCAGTTGAAGAGGAAGTTCTTAAAGTACTACTTAAAGTACTACTCGCACCTATGCCGAAAGGCGAAGGATACTGAAGCCCTGGTCCATTGTCGACAGAGGGCGAATGAAGAGCTGGGGGATTATCTCGCTCGGTTCAAGGAAGAAGCGGGGATGGTCACTAACTTGGACAAAATCAAAGCAATGGGCTTTCTAACGGCGGGGCTAGACCCCTATAAAGGTAAAAAGCTTCGCTCATCTCTTTACGATTTCCCCCCAAAATCCCTGAATGATATATATGTAAGAGGCGAGAATATTTGCCGAAAGATGGAAAGTATTGGAGGATATAAAGACTCAAGAAGGGACGACCGATCAAAGAGAGCCGACATATACAAGGGCTCAAGATCAGGATCTGACCGGAGGGATAGCAGGAAAGTAGGAAGAAAAGAAACAGATCGTGGGGCCGAACGGCGTCGAGATAGAGATTCGGCCGTGTTCACTCCTTTGAATGCGCCGATCTCCAAGATTCTTCATGATATAAAGGGCAAACCACGGTTTGTTCGGCCCGCCAAGATGAAGGTCCTGAACCACAAAAAAAACCCCGATAAGTACTGCAACTATCACAGGGACAAGGGGCATAACACCGATGAATCTTATCACCTCAAAAAGCTCATTGAGCGCATGATCAAAGACGGCGAGCTTAATCAGTTTGTCCGAGATCTGAGAGATAGGTTGGGGCCGAAGGAGAACCAAGAGGAGGAAGTAGAGGCCGATGAGCCAGAGCGAAGGGACAGGATAAGGGGCGAAGTAAAAACTATATCCGGGGGAAGCATCCTGGATAAGGACAGTAAGAcagcaaagaagaagtatgcccGACAGGTGTACAATCTGTATCAATTCGGACAGGCAAAACCCCACATACCAACTGATAGACGCAACGGCGGGATATGA
- the LOC141673434 gene encoding uncharacterized protein LOC141673434, producing the protein MDLDELYARLALEEEEDEGVVVAREDSSSIQKTYVLIGRFLAYKNINFKIMHNVMASLWRPKKGMEIHEIGEHRYSFVFYHVLDIKKVVEGGPWTFKHSALVYHQLQDGEDPNLVHWNRMDIWLQVYDIPNGLMSHRILQSIGSYVGKFVKSDPTNIDGSWRMYARIRITLDIDKPLKRKMKLKHEGGEWN; encoded by the coding sequence ATGGATCTTGATGAACTATATGCTAGATTGGCGTTAGAGGAGGAAGAAGATGAAGGGGTTGTAGTGGCAAGGGAAGATAGTAGTTCCATACAGAAGACATATGTGTTGATTGGCCGTTTCCTCGCATATAagaatattaattttaaaataatgcATAACGTAATGGCGTCCTTATGGAGACCCAAAAAAGGCATGGAGATTCATGAGATTGGAGAGCATCGTTATTCCTTTGTATTCTACCATGTGCTGGATATAAAGAAAGTAGTAGAAGGGGGGCCTTGGACTTTCAAACATAGTGCATTGGTGTATCATCAGCTTCAGGATGGAGAGGATCCAAACTTAGTGCATTGGAATCGGATGGACATTTGGCTCCAGGTTTATGATATCCCAAATGGGTTGATGTCTCATAGAATTCTGCAGAGTATAGGGAGCTATGTTGGCAAGTTTGTCAAATCAGATCCGACAAACATTGATGGTTCTTGGAGAATGTATGCTCGAATTCGAATTACGTTGGATATTGATAAGCCACTTAAAAGGAAGATGAAGCTTAAACATGAAGGTGGGGAATGGAATTAg